From the Petroclostridium xylanilyticum genome, the window TCATATTATAAGTCGTATAATAATGACTGGATATATATCGGGATATTCTCACTCGACAATCTGATAAATAAAGTAAAGCTTATCCGAATCTATACTATTTATATATCATCCTTGATTGTGGCTATCGGTGTATTTATTGCGTATTTAATTTCCAGAAGATTGTATAATCCTGTAAAAAAGCTGCTCCAGGATATACAGGCTACAAAAGGAATTGATTTTAAAGATAACGAAGATGAAATGGAGATATTGTGTAAAGCTTTTGACACGCTAAAAAAACGTGATGAAAGCCTGTTTGATATTCTGGAAAGGAACAGACGAAATATTAATGAAAGTTATTTGAATAATTTATTGAGAGGTAATTGTTCTTGTGTAGCTGATAAAAATATTTTGGAAGTGGATTTTCAGTACCTTTATTATACCTGCGCTATTATATCCATTGATAAATATAGTGAATTTTCGAAATCATATAAGGGAAAACAGCAATATTATGTCAAAATGATGATTTTAAAAGTAGCTGAAGAAGTTTTAAACCCATCTTTTATATGTGCAGGCATCAATATAGATAAAGGTGATATAGCCCTGATTATTAATACTAGTTATTCAAATAATAATGAGTTACATGAGAGGTTAAAAGCTTACTTTTTAAAAATTCAAAAAGAGATTACGAAGATATTCGATTATACTATTTCTGTAGGTATAGGTCTTTGTCATCCAGGAGAACATGAGATAAATGCTTCATATATGGAAGCCCATGAAGCATTAAAATTCAAGTTGAAATATGGATATGGAAGTATTATCGCATGGCAAAAGGAGTTAACTGAACATAAATACTACTATCCATTTACCACCGAAAAACATATATTGAATTATCTTGATTTAAAGGATAAAAACGGAATAACAAATGCTGTTAATGGATTAATGGACGAAATCAGGAATAAGAAAGGGCTATCTTGCGACAACGTGATGCAGATATTCAATCAACTGGTAGGAAATACTATTATAAAATATCTTGTGGACTCTTATGTGGACATGAGTCATGTGTTTGGAAGCGGCTTTAATATATACAGAGAGCTTTCAACAAAGGAAACATTGGATGATATAATATGCTGGCTTATTGACGTATATAATACAGTAATTAATTATTGTAGCAAATTAGAAAATAATGAGAAGGATAAATTTAAGGTTATAATAGAATTTATTCATAAAAATTATAAAAATGATATAGGGATAAGGGATATAGCAGATCATGTGAAAATCAGCTATTCACATATAAGAAAGATATTTAAGGATGAGACAGGAGAAAATATTGTAGATTACATCAATGTTATGAGGGTGAACGAGGCAAAAAAATTGTTAGTCTCGACAGATATGAATATTAAAGATATAGCTCTTGGCCTGGGATATAATAATGACCAGAGTTTTACCAGAGCTTTTAAAAAATTTGAAGGGATAACTCCGGGTGAATATAGAAATAAAATAAAGTAAATTAATTTTCTTCTTGTTCATATCACAGTGGTATTTTTTTACAGATAAAAACTCATAGCATTAAATTTGATTATCCATAATTAAATTTAATGCTATGAGTTTTTATAAAGGATTTATATAGATTTATATTAATTTTAAAATTAAAAATGCACTTCCTAAGCAAATGTCATTATTGAAATAAAATAAATTATTATATACAATACAATTATAAATTGTTTATATTTTACAAAAAAAATGGAGGTGTAAGGGTATATGAAAACAAATATTTCATTATCCGATTTAAAGGGGGTAACTGAAGTTAAAAGAAAAAAAGGAATAGTTTATTACATAAATCGGGATAAATACCTTTATTTATTACTGTTGTTACCCATTTTATATTTTTTTATATTTAAATACATTCCTATGTATGGGGTAATTATTGCTTTCAAAGATTATAACCTGTTTCAGGGTATTTTCGGAAGTAAATGGATAGGGTTTAGCGCATTCAAAGAAGTTTTTGCAATGAATGATTTCTTTAGAGTTGTAAGAAATACGTTAATACTTAATTTTCTTGATTTGATTTTTGGTTTTCCTGCTCCAATAATACTCGCACTAATTCTAAGTGAAATCAAATACATGTGGTTTAAAAAAAGTGCCCAGACCATTTTATATTTGCCACACTTCCTGTCTTGGGTTATCATTGGCGGGATAGCATATCAGTTACTGTCGCAGAATGGTTTTATAAATAATTCTCTAAAAGCTATGGGTCTGGCCCCTATACCGTTTTTAACAGAGAAGTGGCATTGGTTATTCACATATGTTGGAATAGGAGTTTGGCAAAATGCAGGTTGGGGTACAATAATATATCTTGCTGCAATTGCAGGTATAAATAGAGAGCTTTATGACGCTGCTGATGTTGATGGAGCTGGCAGGTTGAGAAAAATATGGCATATAACCCTTCCGGGTAT encodes:
- a CDS encoding helix-turn-helix domain-containing protein yields the protein MKNNSLSIKLFTALTLSLVITVVIFNIISNYAVMSSFEYEISKNSIGKLKVAENMIVQLKDTINKDTIRLTVNSAINALADIQENKANLFNTDNLFKLSKVIDIISEIVKTNNSYHSIYLYLEDLGYVFTSSQGFVSENSLSDTVWMKYYKDFKKNGTALSWIETRLPDDGNNDVGVGTSEHVITYIYPLTPYTTNLRGALVVNIREQVLNKRINSNNFNSEGYIIIINSKGNVISHVNDKLLCKNISDKKYIDRIITSQSAEGYLVTNIDGSKSLVSYYKSYNNDWIYIGIFSLDNLINKVKLIRIYTIYISSLIVAIGVFIAYLISRRLYNPVKKLLQDIQATKGIDFKDNEDEMEILCKAFDTLKKRDESLFDILERNRRNINESYLNNLLRGNCSCVADKNILEVDFQYLYYTCAIISIDKYSEFSKSYKGKQQYYVKMMILKVAEEVLNPSFICAGINIDKGDIALIINTSYSNNNELHERLKAYFLKIQKEITKIFDYTISVGIGLCHPGEHEINASYMEAHEALKFKLKYGYGSIIAWQKELTEHKYYYPFTTEKHILNYLDLKDKNGITNAVNGLMDEIRNKKGLSCDNVMQIFNQLVGNTIIKYLVDSYVDMSHVFGSGFNIYRELSTKETLDDIICWLIDVYNTVINYCSKLENNEKDKFKVIIEFIHKNYKNDIGIRDIADHVKISYSHIRKIFKDETGENIVDYINVMRVNEAKKLLVSTDMNIKDIALGLGYNNDQSFTRAFKKFEGITPGEYRNKIK
- a CDS encoding ABC transporter permease, whose amino-acid sequence is MKTNISLSDLKGVTEVKRKKGIVYYINRDKYLYLLLLLPILYFFIFKYIPMYGVIIAFKDYNLFQGIFGSKWIGFSAFKEVFAMNDFFRVVRNTLILNFLDLIFGFPAPIILALILSEIKYMWFKKSAQTILYLPHFLSWVIIGGIAYQLLSQNGFINNSLKAMGLAPIPFLTEKWHWLFTYVGIGVWQNAGWGTIIYLAAIAGINRELYDAADVDGAGRLRKIWHITLPGIKPTIIILLILSLGRMVSIGFERPYVIGNPLVSDFSEVISTFVYRIGLQSGNFTQATAVGLFQSVVSLMFLLTTNYIAEKSGESGIW